The proteins below come from a single Juglans regia cultivar Chandler chromosome 12, Walnut 2.0, whole genome shotgun sequence genomic window:
- the LOC109015597 gene encoding uncharacterized protein LOC109015597, with amino-acid sequence MSCISWNCRGLGNPRTVNDLHLMVQSELPSFVFLMETKCKRHKVECVKRLIKFDNSFVIDCKGFSGGLTFLWKNDVEAEVHSYSQNHISLMVKGAKEREDWLLTGFYGSPVTARRQSSWNLLQAINPVHSLGWLCLGDFNEILFIGDKSGGAVRAFSQMESFRDTVELCGLSDLGFVGNKFTWSNGRHGASFTKERLDRAFGNNSWLDLFPSHKVHTLPALSSDHCPIFVTMEKQVMDSLKCNKPFRFEASWSLNGECHNILEEAWNKPRMSNNKLNFVAEGLRHCKDKLLL; translated from the coding sequence ATGAGTTGCATTagctggaactgccgagggcttgggaaccctcggacagttaatgACTTGCATCTTATGGTGCAGTCTGAGCTCCCatcctttgttttcttgatggaGACAAAGTGCAAGAGGCATAAGGTGGAATGTGTGAAAAGGTTAATAAAGTTTGACAACAGTTTTGTTATTGATTGCAAGGGTTTTAGTGGTGGATTaacttttctttggaaaaatgaTGTTGAAGCTGAAGTTCACTCTTACTCACAAAACCATATATCTCTTATGGTCAAGGGGGCAAAGGAAAGGGAGGACTGGCTTTTGACAGGCTTCTATGGTTCACCAGTGACTGCCAGGAGACAATCTAGTTGGAACTTACTTCAAGCTATCAACCCTGTACATTCTTTGGGGTGGCTTTGTTTAGGAGATTTCAACgaaattctttttattggtgATAAAAGTGGTGGTGCAGTGAGAGCTTTTAGTCAGATGGAATCTTTTAGAGACACTGTGGAGTTATGTGGTCTGAGTGACCTTGGTTTTGTTGGCAACAAATTTACTTGGTCTAATGGTAGACATGGTGCATCCTTTACTAAGGAAAGGCTTGATCGTGCTTTTGGCAATAACTCTTGGTTGGACCTGTTTCCCAGCCATAAAGTCCATACTCTTCCAGCACTGAGCTCAGATCATTGCCCCATCTTTGTGACTATGGAGAAACAAGTCATGGATTCACTCAAATGTAACAAGCCTTTCAGATTTGAGGCGAGTTGGTCTCTCAATGGGGAGTGTCATAACATCTTGGAGGAGGCATGGAATAAGCCTAGAATGTctaataataaactcaattttgTTGCAGAAGGTTTGAGGCATTGCAAGGATAAGCTGCTCCTATGA